In one window of Vibrio pelagius DNA:
- a CDS encoding DUF3316 domain-containing protein: MKRIITLAATLAFTSASFASSSWVQVDREANLDVGVFATQEQAQNAAEEFATSLNTMNNQQLKAALPTNQHHFVRNVRLGDSSVSVEQIESGEYQASLHQDYAFTAFERD, translated from the coding sequence ATGAAACGCATTATTACTCTTGCTGCGACTCTAGCATTCACTTCAGCTTCTTTCGCTTCATCTTCTTGGGTTCAAGTTGATCGTGAAGCCAACCTGGATGTGGGTGTTTTTGCTACTCAAGAACAAGCTCAAAACGCTGCTGAAGAGTTTGCCACTTCACTAAACACAATGAACAATCAACAACTCAAAGCGGCGTTGCCAACGAATCAACATCACTTTGTACGCAATGTTCGTCTAGGTGATTCAAGTGTGTCAGTAGAACAAATCGAAAGTGGTGAATATCAAGCAAGCCTGCACCAAGACTACGCTTTCACTGCATTTGAACGTGATTAA